attacatatcccgaacccaaaggaggggagcatgtaaccgttggaagaaacgccaaagcgtactacaggttggccaccacattggttggccaccacactgaagcttgctgggagctggcaaactagatagctttgtccagatgACAAGCataagacagatcccaaaaataaattcaaaagtgtcattaatgtcatagcagatggaccagtgtatcagccacccgtggaaataGCAAAAATATctgctctggataaaacatccatCCATTGCTCCTtctgcagaaacaggtccagtaatctctccacatgcagatgcattggtagtaacaatggcaattcaaggatgggagataaaataaagcgagtaaagacacgggcagttctcgcaatgtcatcaccaaaggtgcattcgccaaactaaaggttgattcgatccaaatagaaacaaccattgttgacatcattggagtgacgggtcacactatccagaccaagggccagaggttgcagccctaatttccatccgtcgtttgacaatgtacattcccaccagcaaaggaggagtaatgattagcgggaaccaaaaggtggctaaagagacttatactcggcgtcactatcaatccgcccacaatccaaagatgacgaaggtgagaaatattaacttgtcactacagctttgggcgacacagaaacactccttattgctgatggaaagcgggtgcggatcgccaaaggattaaaacttgagatcaaagaggatgttaaaaaagttctcattgagtttgaaagcgtatttacatagtagaatgagatccccacaagagtaagcccagatgtgattactcataagttaaacatcattgaggatgcggttctagttgctcagaaaagacggaaccatgggcctaaaaatcagtatttttacatattcttatatgtgcattaaactgttatagtatcctatattttataatttattctttctcgccatacttcttatattcatttgcctagcttttagtgctgatatacgcccagtggctggcgaatgaaaagttccataggtggatcaattacctcaaagataggacaattgatcccatcacgggcggatcccctttccacaaagataagaagcacagaccctcaggagctttcaaatgagctcaactctctcctcaaagacagaaaaaggattgaccaccatcaaaagcgggttaaaatcgtctcaaacatgagatcattacaccctcaactttctcctcaaagataggagaacattctcatgggcggatccatctttagatgatcaccattcgagaaagagttaaaacattccttggacgcaaggactttacactctctcactcccttcccaaagaagggttcacaagtcctacgggcggatcgcttcacctcaaagataggtagcaagttgatcccctaggcagctttacttcctctagaaggaatagaacagcttctaaaccttcacaaaggttcatacattggggtacggctggccacctaccctaaacaatcggagaaatcctaaaccagattctagaaaattacttgctaaaagatataatgcattggtaaaaatagttctggaaagcaaagggttcatccaactaatgaagccccgtcttcatctccaagtaatgaagcctcgtcttcatctccaaataatgaagcctcgtcttcatctccaaataatgaagcctcgtcttcatctccaaataatgaagcctcgtcttcatctccaactaatgaagcctcgtcttcatctccaaataatgaagcctcgtcttcatctccaaataatgaagcctcgtcttcatctccaactgatgaagcctcgtcttcatctccaaataatgaagcctcgtcttcatctccaaacaatgaagcctcgtcttcatccaatcaatgaagcctcgtcttcatccaatcaatgaagcctcgtcttcatccaatcaatgaagcctcgttttcatcaaagtaatgaatcctcatcttcatcatagaaataacaaagtttcgcctccacaaaatgcacaaaagtccctaaatggctgatcattcttactgatccctaagggcgggtcattctcctcaatatggcagaactgaagaaaataagtccttaaaggcgaatcataatcctatggggtaggaacaaatggtcccataaagggcaggttattcctttctaaaggaaatataactctcaagaagcccctagaggctaacaatggatacggttggccacctatccacgaagaagcaaaatcccctaaaagcgtatcatatccatatatgatcccacatagggcggatcttgttcataagatcccgcataaggaagccccaaaaggcgcatcatttccatatatgatcccccatctagggcgggtccactttcctccaagatagaaaaataaaacaccatttagacagccctaaaaagctttttatacctttaggggaggcttctgataacaacccaaattattcttgaataaggaataagggaaaattaatagaaataatggcaaaccattattccttctaaaagagatatttatacatgattaatgtggaattaatgataattaatgcaggggagaatatgcaaataatgaggaaaaggaaggagtctctagcattatgccacgccacgtggaccatggcgagatacgccataacgaggtACGCCCGAaaagagcgagtagcggagacccgccatagctctcaaggagagcgtacatacgccttgacggatcaaagaatacgaaaagagatattcatcttactgacagaatattatcccaaggaccaaaagggatattcactttgagaacgccgcaagaagaaccggataacggatctccacggttcagctcagtgagatccgctggcgaacctatgaggcgaatctcctctttcacctgattcatcacagtaacagctaaccgccgactcggccataaagaccattaatgagctatcaacagtaaccgccagcttaaaggtaaccagtaaccgccattaatggagcattaatggagaccttctagttgctgaaggttacgacttcctagctatatatagcctacatccctaggctatcaaggtacacttttacttaccctttgtcaattcagtttgctctcttgttcttccttactgactttggcatcggagtgtccctggccgatcccaacggcgcctcacaggaaagtgctccgatcaaggatttttccacaagttatcataCATAATGTTGGGAACAAAATTAGTTAAATGGTTCAACATATTCACCATCACATCCACTTCTAACCCTCTTAATCTTTTTAgggagaaataaaaaaaaaattaaactttgtggtttgcAAACATAATGAAAGTGGTAAAAGATGTAATTAATTATAGATGTTAAAtggtagaaaaaaaaaagaaattagaagAGGGTTAGCATAAGTATAAGTAAGTATTTTGAAAAGAGCAGTAGGGGTGGGGGTGGGGGTGTCCTCGTGATCGGAGAAGGCAGATAGATCCATGGAAGACTGTTCCTGGCATAGTAGTCACGTGGCCTCTTTTGACTACCCAATGACCAGACCAGACTCCCTCCCTCCCTCTATAAAAAGGGTATAAATTGAACTGCAAAAACACCATATTTGATCATACATTCGTATTTACTCCTTTTACCTTTACATTTACAATTACTTCTTGCTGTCTCTGCACTGCACTGACTCTTTTTTGTCTTTCTCTTGTGATCGATACATGCAATTTGGGTCCATCTCTGTTTTTATGTCTTTATATTTTACCCCTTACCCCAATCACCACAACCTCGACTCTTCCTGCTCTGCTGACTCCTATTTCGCCCTTTTACTAACCCTATAAACCCCCCATTCTTCACTTctcttcaatttcaatttcaatttgagaAAAAATGATGCACAGgtgcagcagcagcagcagctcaCAAGGAAATATGATGGGTCAATGTACATGTGGCTTGTTTCATCCCCAAACTAACTCCTCTTTCACTATGCTTTTTTCTCACAAATCTTACGATGACACAGACCATCATATgtactcttcttcttctgcttcagTTGATTGCACTCTTTCTTTAGGAACTCCTTCCACTCGTCTATGTGAAGACGATGACAAAAGACTCCGCCATGAAAACCACCGCCCAACTTCTTCTTTCTGCTGGGATATCTTGCAGAATAAAAACACTCCTTATAACTCCTCCCAAACCCATAATAAAACTAACCGTGGGGctaataataatgctaatgctgACCCTCTCCTCGCTCGCCGGTGTGCTAATTGCGATACAACTTCTACTCCACTTTGGAGAAACGGCCCTAGAGGACCTAAGGTATGTTTTGTGATCATtctattttggtttaattgtgaAATATGTGTAATTGGATTGAGTTAATTGAGTGAATTGAAAATGCAGTCATTGTGCAATGCTTGTGGAATTCGGTTCAAGAAAGAAGAGAGGCGAGCAAGTGcagcatcatcatcatcaggaatGATGGAGCAGCAGCAGTATGGATATCagaataataatagtaataattcATGGGTACAAACAGCGCAGAAAATGCAAATGCAGCCATGCTATTCTCCAGCAAATGCAAATGAAATGAGATTCATGGAAGAAAGTGATGATAGAGATTATTCAGAttcttcttcaacttcttcGGGTATTCCCTTCCTTTCTTGGAGACTCAACGTCACTGACAGGCCTAGTCTTGTCCATGACTTTACGAGATagatagataataataaaagtaaaagaaTGGTCAAGGCATAACATTATAACGATGAAGATCCACGACGTTGATGCTTATTTCTTTTTGGTTTGCCAAGcttgtttcttttctttctccGGATTCATTCTATGCTCTTTTCTTTAAGGTTTCTTTAACTTTTCTTTTTGCTAT
The DNA window shown above is from Euphorbia lathyris chromosome 1, ddEupLath1.1, whole genome shotgun sequence and carries:
- the LOC136210971 gene encoding GATA transcription factor 19-like, whose amino-acid sequence is MMHRCSSSSSSQGNMMGQCTCGLFHPQTNSSFTMLFSHKSYDDTDHHMYSSSSASVDCTLSLGTPSTRLCEDDDKRLRHENHRPTSSFCWDILQNKNTPYNSSQTHNKTNRGANNNANADPLLARRCANCDTTSTPLWRNGPRGPKSLCNACGIRFKKEERRASAASSSSGMMEQQQYGYQNNNSNNSWVQTAQKMQMQPCYSPANANEMRFMEESDDRDYSDSSSTSSGIPFLSWRLNVTDRPSLVHDFTR